In the genome of Crassaminicella thermophila, the window TTTATAATTACGTATGTTGCTAAAAAAATAAGTAAAAATACATTGGATAGTTTAATTATACTATCTTTTATTACTACATTTGGATTACTTTTAGATATATGTACTAATGCCAACTTAATGAAAAATTCACTTTTAGGGTATGACCCTATTATTGGTGCAAGATATTATGGTATAGGCAATGAGTATATGGGGGTGCTAATTGGTTCAACTCTTGTATTTTCAACAGCTATAATTGACAGGTTCAAACTTAATAAAATATGGGCAATCTTAACTTTTTTGATTACAATATTAATAATAGGGTTTCCAAAGTTAGGAGCAAATGTAGGAGGAACGATTACGGCAGTAGCAGCTTTTGCTTTTACAGCTTTAAGACTATCTAATATTAAAATAAAATTAAAACAGTTTATGCTTATTGGTATATCAGTAGTATTTGTTGTGGCATGCATGGCTTTTATTGATATAAAACTATTAAAAAGCCAATCACATTTAGCAGGAGCAATTCACCAAATCATACAAAGTGGGCCAGGAATTATATTTGTAATTATAAAAAGAAAGATTTCAATGAATTTGAGATTGATTGGAATTACTATATGGAGCAAAGTTTTAATATCGGCTATTATAATATTAGCTACGTTATTTTATAGACCAGTTGGTACAATATATAAATTAACTAATTTATATTCTAATTTATCAATTGGTTGGTCAGGCATTATTATGGCTTGTATAGTAGCATTTTTTGTGAACGATTCGGGTGTTGTTGCTGCAGCAACAGGAATCATATTTTTAGCAATGAGTATGTTGTATCTTACTTTTATTTACTTAAAAGAAAATAGTTAGGAGTATAGTATGGAATATAGAGTATTAGGGAATACAGGAATAAAAGTATCTAGATTATGCTTTGGTGGATTAACCATAGGACCGCTACAAGCAAATTTACCAATTGAAATAGGTGCTCAAATAATTTTAGAAGCTTTTAATAGAGGTGTAAATTTTATTGATACTGCAGAGTTATATGAAACTTATCCATATATTAAAATGGCATTAGAAAATTATAATAAGAATCATATTGTTGTTGCTACAAAATCATATGCTTATGATGAAGAAACTGCTAAGGTAAGCTTATATAAAGCATTAACTGGATTAAATATTGAAAAAATTGACATATTTTTATTGCATGAGCAGGAAAGTGAGCATACATTAAAAGGACATTATGGAGCCTTAAATTACTACTTAAAAATGAAAGAGCAGGGAATAATAAAAGCTGTAGGTATATCTACTCATACCATTAGAGCAGTTGATGTAGCAGCTAAGATGGAAGAAATAGATGTAATTCATCCTATTATTAATAAGACGGGGATAGGAATACAAGATGGTAGTAGAGATGATATGCTAAAAGCTATTAAAAAAGCCTATAAAAATGGAAAAGGTATATACGGAATGAAACCTATTGGAGGAGGGAATTTAATACATTCTGTTGGTGAATGTTTAGACTATGCAATTGGTATAAATGAACTTCATTCCATTGCTGTTGGAATGCAAACAAAAGAAGAAGTTATTGCGAATGTATTAAAATTTAGTGGAGAAAAGATTCCAGACGAAATATTAAATAAGATTTCAACAAAGAAAAGAAAACTTCATATAGATTATTGGTGTGAAAAGTGTGGAAACTGCGTTAAGCATTGCAAACATAAAGCATTAAGTATAGTTAGTAATAAAGTAGTTGTAGATATAGATAAATGTGTCCTTTGTGGGTATTGTAGTAGTTATTGTCCACAATTTTGTATAAAAATTGTATAGAGATGAGGGTCAAAAATGAGAATAATGGGACTAGATGTTGGTGATAAGACGATAGGGGTTGCAGTAAGTGATGCAATGGGATTAACGGCACAAGGAATTGAAACTATCAGAAGAACAAATAAAAAAGCAGATTATAAAAGGCTAGGAGAAATTATACAAGAAAAAGAAGTAACAAAAATTATCGTAGGATTACCTAAAAATATGAATGGTACAATTGGACCACAGGGTGAAAAAGTTCTACAATTTGTAGAAGGACTCAAAAATCGTTTTAATATGGAAATTGTTTTATGGGATGAAAGATTAACAACTGTAGCCGCTGAGAGAGTATTAATAAGTGCTGATGTCAGCAGAAAAAAAAGAAAAAAAGTAATTGATATGATAGCTGCAACTTATATTTTGCAAAGCTATTTAGACTCACAAAATTAATAAAGAGGTGATCATAGTGGAAAATAATAATATAATAACTTTACTTGATGAAGATGGAAAAGAGATGGATTTTGAAATAATTGCAACCTTAAAAGTGAATGATTTTGAATATGCAATTCTTCAACCATTAGATGAAAATGATGATGAAGAGGTAGTGATTTTTAAAATTGTACAAGTAGATAGAGAAGAAGTACTTGAAAATGTTCAAAATGAAGAGGAGCTTAATTTAGTTCTTGAAGCTTATGAAGAATTATTTAATGAAAAGAAAAAATAAAAACTATGGCATTTTTACGTCATAGTTTTTATTCTAATATATAGAAATTATAATATTTACATATAATTATAGAGGGATAAAAATTATATGATAATAAATATCAAATGATACAGATTGAGATTTAGAATTTTTAAAGGGGTGATTCTATGCAAATTATTTGCAAAATATGTGGAAATATTATTAATGATTATAATTGTAAAAGATGTCCAAGGTGTTATGCAATAATAAAGCAAAAACCTAAGTGTGAAGATTGTAAGTTATGTACTTTGAAAATCAAAAATTGCAGGCAATAATAGATACTGATAATTAGAAAAACCAGTTTTTTATCTAGTAATAGAATTACACCTTGACTTTTGTATCCTTAGCAATTAAACTATTCCATGTAAGAGATATTATTAATTGAAAAAGAAGGTGCTAAAATGAAGGAGATTATGGAAAATTTAAAAGATAGATTAAAGGAAAAAGGATATAAGCTTACTCCACAAAGGAGAGCTACTTTAGATACAATCATTGAAAATCAAGGAAAACATTTGAGCACTGAAGAAATCTATGATATGGTTAAGAAAAAATGCCCTGAAATTGGTTTAGCTACAGTTTATAGAACATTACAACTCCTAGATGAGTTAGAGATTATATTAAAGATTAATCTTGATGATGGATGTAGTAGATATGAACTGAATACCCATGAAGACAATCATCAGCACCACCATTTAATATGTGTAAAATGTGGAGAGATCATTGAGGTTGAAGTGGATTTACTGGAAACATTAGAAGAAGAAATTGAAAAAAATTATGATTTTAAAATTAATGATCATAAGGTTAAGTTCTTTGGATATTGTTCTAAGTGTCAATAAATCCTGTATCTAAAAAGTTACAGGATTTTTTTCTCTATTAAGTAATAAAATTTTAGATACTAGTGGTTTACTTATAAAAAAAAAAGTAATAATAAGTATAAAGGGTTATGTATTTTAATTAAAACTTTGTTAAAACTGTTACATATTGCTAACATATATCAAATAAAGTATAATAGATAAGGTGAAATTGTCCGGGGTTATAGATTTAAAATGTAATATCAGGGCGGGTTTATATACAGTAAATATAAGGAGTGTGATAATGTGGCAAGAAAATTAGCAAAAATAAAAGTAATTCCTCTTGGTGGTTTAAATGAAATTGGAAAAAATATGATGGCTTTTGAATATAAAGATGATATTATTGTTGTTGATTGCGGAATGAGTTTTCCAGAGGATGAAATGCTAGGAATTGACATAGTAATTCCAGATATTACATATTTGATAAAGAATAAGGATAAGGTACGAGGTATTGTACTTACACATGGGCATGAAGACCATATAGGTGCATTACCATATGTTTTAAAAAAGCTAAATGTGCCTGTATATGGAACAAAATTAACTCTAGGGTTAGTAGACAATAAACTAAAAGAGCATAAATTATCTTCAAATGTACATATGGAAGTTGTTAAGCCTGGAGATATAATGAAGCTTGGAGAATTTAAAGTAGAATTTATTAGAACAAGTCATTCCATTGCGGATGCAGTTTGCTTAGCAATTCATACTTCTCTTGGAACGATTGTACATACTGGTGATTTCAAAATAGATTTTACCCCTATTGATGGAGAGCCAATAGATTTTCATAGGTTAGCAGAACTAGGAAAAAGAGGAGTACTATTACTTCTAGCGGATAGTACAAATGTTGAAAGACAAGGGTATACAATGTCTGAGAGAACTGTTGGAGTAACCCTAGAAAACATATTTAGAAATGCAAACAAAAGAATTATTGTAGCTACTTTTGCTTCAAATGTTCACAGAGTACAGCAAATTATTGATGCAGCATATAAATTTAATCGAAAAATTTCTGTTTCAGGAAGAAGTATGGTAAATGTAGTAAATGTAGCAATGGATTTAGGATATTTAAATGTTCCAGAAGATATGCTAATAGACATTAATGATATCAATAAATATCCGGATAGCGAAGTTGTTATCATCACTACAGGCAGCCAAGGAGAGCCTATGTCAGCTTTATCCAGAATGGCATCATCAGAACATAAAAAGTTAGAAATACAACCTGGAGATTTGGTTATTCTTTCTGCATCACCAATACCAGGCAATGAAAAAACTGTTGCAAGAGTTGTAAATCTATTATTTGAAAAAGGTGCAAATGTTATTTATGAATCTTTAGCAGATGTTCATGTATCTGGTCATGCATGTCAAGAAGAACTCAAGTTAATGCATTCTTTAATTAAACCAAAGTATTTTATACCAGTACATGGTGAATATAGGCATCTAAAGCAACATGGTCAACTTGCTGAGAGTCTTGGAATGGAAAGTGAAAACATATTTACAATTGAAAATGGGCAGGTTGTAGAGATATCAAAGGAAGGGGCTAAAATTTGTGGAAATGTACCAGCAGGTAATATTCTAGTAGATGGCTTAGGTGTTGGAGATGTGGGGAATATTGTATTAAGAGATAGAAAACATTTATCAGAAGATGGACTTATGGTTGTAGTTGTTACAATTACGAAGGAAAATGGACAAGTAGTTTCGGGACCAGATATTATATCAAGAGGATTTGTTTATGTAAGAGAATCTGAAGTTCTAATGGATGAAGCTAGGGCAGTAGTGAGAAATGCATTACAAATTTGTCAAGCGAATGGAGTAAGAGAATGGGCTGCATTAAAAGCTTCAATAAAAGATAGTCTGAAAGGTTTCTTGTATGAAAAAACTAAGAGAAGTCCAATGATTTTGCCTATCATTATGGAAGTATAATATAAAAGTATGCTGTTGATGCAGCATATTTTTATTTGTGAAAATATGAAAAAGAGGATGATGTTTATATGTTCTAGATTTTAAATAGGTGATTTAGCTGTTAGACAGAACAATAGAACTTAGTTTATAATATAAAAAAGGGATAAAATTATGAAGAGAAAAACACTTATATAACTTAATAAAATGAAAACATTTATTGGAGGTATATGAATGAAATCATCTCTAAAGAATAGAATGATAATATTTATATTTTCTATCGTTATTTTATTAGGTGGATTTAAACTTTATTTTGATAAGCAAGTGGGTCCTGTAAATGCTAATAGTGATAATGAAGTTACGATAGAAATACCTATTGGTGCTTCTACAAATAAAATTGCAAAAATATTAAAAGAAAAGAATGTAGTCAATAATGAATTAGCTTTTCGTATTTTAAGTAAATTATCAAAAACGGATGGTAAAATGCAAGCAGGGATATATTTACTTAAAGTAAATATGTCTGCTAATGAAATTATAAATACTTTAGTAAAGGGAGAAACTATAAAAGATACAGTAAAATTTACTATTCCTGAAGGATTTGAGTTTAATCAAATTGTAGACAGATTGGAAACAAAAGGATTAATCAATAGAGATGAATTTGTGAGAATAGCAAATTATGGAGATTTTGAGTATAAATTCTTAAGAGATGTTCCTAAAGGACAAAATAGACTTGAGGGATATTTGTTTCCTGATACGTATGAAGTTTCTAAAAATGCTTCGGAAAGAGAGATTATTATAAAGATGCTTAATCGTTTTGATGATATTTTTGTTGATACTTATTATAATAGAGCAAAAGAATTAAATATGAGCGTAAATGAGATCGTAACCCTTGCGTCTATAATAGAAAAAGAAGCTAAGCTAAATAAAG includes:
- the mltG gene encoding endolytic transglycosylase MltG, with translation MKSSLKNRMIIFIFSIVILLGGFKLYFDKQVGPVNANSDNEVTIEIPIGASTNKIAKILKEKNVVNNELAFRILSKLSKTDGKMQAGIYLLKVNMSANEIINTLVKGETIKDTVKFTIPEGFEFNQIVDRLETKGLINRDEFVRIANYGDFEYKFLRDVPKGQNRLEGYLFPDTYEVSKNASEREIIIKMLNRFDDIFVDTYYNRAKELNMSVNEIVTLASIIEKEAKLNKERALVSSVFYNRMKKGMYLQSCATVQYVLDKRKTKLSLKDLEVNSPYNTYKYYGLPPKPIASPGKASIEAALYPKDSDYLYFVVGKNGEHHFSKTYKEHLNAKNGN
- a CDS encoding Fur family transcriptional regulator, with product MKEIMENLKDRLKEKGYKLTPQRRATLDTIIENQGKHLSTEEIYDMVKKKCPEIGLATVYRTLQLLDELEIILKINLDDGCSRYELNTHEDNHQHHHLICVKCGEIIEVEVDLLETLEEEIEKNYDFKINDHKVKFFGYCSKCQ
- a CDS encoding ribonuclease J — protein: MARKLAKIKVIPLGGLNEIGKNMMAFEYKDDIIVVDCGMSFPEDEMLGIDIVIPDITYLIKNKDKVRGIVLTHGHEDHIGALPYVLKKLNVPVYGTKLTLGLVDNKLKEHKLSSNVHMEVVKPGDIMKLGEFKVEFIRTSHSIADAVCLAIHTSLGTIVHTGDFKIDFTPIDGEPIDFHRLAELGKRGVLLLLADSTNVERQGYTMSERTVGVTLENIFRNANKRIIVATFASNVHRVQQIIDAAYKFNRKISVSGRSMVNVVNVAMDLGYLNVPEDMLIDINDINKYPDSEVVIITTGSQGEPMSALSRMASSEHKKLEIQPGDLVILSASPIPGNEKTVARVVNLLFEKGANVIYESLADVHVSGHACQEELKLMHSLIKPKYFIPVHGEYRHLKQHGQLAESLGMESENIFTIENGQVVEISKEGAKICGNVPAGNILVDGLGVGDVGNIVLRDRKHLSEDGLMVVVVTITKENGQVVSGPDIISRGFVYVRESEVLMDEARAVVRNALQICQANGVREWAALKASIKDSLKGFLYEKTKRSPMILPIIMEV
- a CDS encoding aldo/keto reductase, translating into MEYRVLGNTGIKVSRLCFGGLTIGPLQANLPIEIGAQIILEAFNRGVNFIDTAELYETYPYIKMALENYNKNHIVVATKSYAYDEETAKVSLYKALTGLNIEKIDIFLLHEQESEHTLKGHYGALNYYLKMKEQGIIKAVGISTHTIRAVDVAAKMEEIDVIHPIINKTGIGIQDGSRDDMLKAIKKAYKNGKGIYGMKPIGGGNLIHSVGECLDYAIGINELHSIAVGMQTKEEVIANVLKFSGEKIPDEILNKISTKKRKLHIDYWCEKCGNCVKHCKHKALSIVSNKVVVDIDKCVLCGYCSSYCPQFCIKIV
- the ruvX gene encoding Holliday junction resolvase RuvX, whose protein sequence is MRIMGLDVGDKTIGVAVSDAMGLTAQGIETIRRTNKKADYKRLGEIIQEKEVTKIIVGLPKNMNGTIGPQGEKVLQFVEGLKNRFNMEIVLWDERLTTVAAERVLISADVSRKKRKKVIDMIAATYILQSYLDSQN
- a CDS encoding DUF1292 domain-containing protein; amino-acid sequence: MENNNIITLLDEDGKEMDFEIIATLKVNDFEYAILQPLDENDDEEVVIFKIVQVDREEVLENVQNEEELNLVLEAYEELFNEKKK